Proteins from one Microbacterium sufflavum genomic window:
- the rsmA gene encoding 16S rRNA (adenine(1518)-N(6)/adenine(1519)-N(6))-dimethyltransferase RsmA — MTVTLLGAAEIRRLAAELDVTPTKKLGQNFVTDANTVRKIVQAARVQPGERVVEVGPGLGSLTLAILETGAAVTAVEIDHRLAARLPQTAAEHGVPEGALTVVDADALRVAELPGEPTVLVANLPYNVSVPVLLHFLETFPYLQRGVVMVQAEVAERLAAKPGSKIYGSPSVKAAWYGEWRLTGTVSRQVFWPVPNVDSLLVGFDRSEGERGSEAERRRTFEIVDAAFNQRRKMLRQALSGVFGSSAAATEVLTAAGVAPTARGEDLTVDDYQRIAQQAPAA; from the coding sequence ATGACCGTCACCCTGCTCGGAGCCGCCGAGATCCGCCGACTGGCCGCCGAGCTCGATGTCACCCCCACCAAGAAGCTGGGCCAGAACTTCGTCACCGACGCGAACACGGTCCGCAAGATCGTGCAGGCCGCGCGCGTGCAGCCGGGCGAGCGCGTGGTCGAGGTGGGGCCCGGCCTGGGTTCGCTGACGCTCGCGATCCTGGAGACCGGGGCCGCCGTCACCGCCGTGGAGATCGATCACCGCCTCGCCGCCCGCCTGCCGCAGACCGCCGCCGAGCACGGCGTGCCCGAGGGGGCGCTCACGGTGGTCGATGCCGACGCGCTGCGGGTGGCCGAGCTGCCCGGCGAGCCGACCGTCCTGGTCGCGAACCTGCCGTACAACGTGTCGGTGCCGGTGCTGCTGCACTTCCTCGAGACCTTCCCCTATCTGCAGCGGGGCGTCGTGATGGTGCAGGCCGAGGTGGCCGAGCGCCTGGCGGCGAAGCCGGGGTCGAAGATCTACGGCTCGCCGAGCGTGAAGGCCGCGTGGTACGGCGAGTGGCGGCTCACCGGCACGGTGTCGCGGCAGGTGTTCTGGCCCGTTCCGAACGTCGACAGCCTGCTCGTCGGCTTCGATCGGTCGGAGGGCGAGCGCGGTTCCGAGGCCGAGCGTCGCCGCACCTTCGAGATCGTCGATGCCGCGTTCAACCAGCGCCGCAAGATGCTCCGCCAGGCGCTGTCCGGCGTCTTCGGCAGCTCGGCCGCCGCGACCGAGGTGCTGACGGCCGCCGGCGTGGCTCCGACCGCCCGCGGCGAGGACCTCACGGTCGACGACTACCAGCGCATCGCGCAGCAGGCACCGGCTGCCTGA
- a CDS encoding TatD family hydrolase, whose protein sequence is MTETYVQRRDGDGRKDLRYPAAPEPLAVPVYDNHAHLEIMDGDEPLSLTEQLDRAGAVGIAGVVQASGDIESSRWAVEAAASDRRVLAAVAIHPNDAPTYAEQGRRGGVGLDEALAVIDELAAHPRTRAIGETGLDFFRTEPERRGPQFESFEAHIALAKKHGIAMQIHDRDAHDAVLETLSRVGAPDRTVFHCFSGDAAMARVCADAGYHLSFAGNVTFKNAQNLRDALKVTPLDRLLVETDAPFLTPTPLRGRPNAPYLVPITVRFLAAELGIGVDELSAQLAENTLRVYGSFTD, encoded by the coding sequence ATGACCGAGACGTACGTGCAGCGCCGAGACGGCGACGGGCGCAAAGACCTGCGGTATCCCGCAGCCCCCGAGCCCCTCGCCGTCCCGGTGTACGACAACCACGCGCACCTGGAGATCATGGACGGCGACGAGCCGTTGAGCCTGACGGAGCAGCTCGACCGCGCCGGGGCCGTGGGCATCGCCGGGGTCGTGCAGGCATCGGGCGACATCGAGTCGTCGCGCTGGGCGGTCGAGGCGGCGGCTTCGGACCGGCGCGTGCTCGCCGCGGTGGCGATCCACCCGAACGACGCACCGACCTATGCCGAGCAGGGCCGTCGCGGCGGTGTCGGTCTCGACGAGGCCCTCGCGGTGATCGACGAGCTGGCGGCGCATCCGCGCACCCGCGCGATCGGCGAGACCGGGCTCGACTTCTTCCGCACCGAGCCGGAGCGCCGCGGGCCGCAGTTCGAGTCGTTCGAGGCGCACATCGCGCTCGCGAAGAAGCACGGCATCGCGATGCAGATCCACGACCGCGACGCGCACGACGCGGTGCTGGAGACCCTGTCGCGTGTGGGCGCTCCCGATCGCACGGTGTTCCACTGCTTCTCCGGCGACGCCGCGATGGCCCGGGTGTGCGCCGACGCCGGCTACCACCTGTCGTTCGCGGGCAACGTCACGTTCAAGAACGCGCAGAACCTGCGCGACGCCCTGAAGGTCACGCCGCTCGACCGCCTACTGGTGGAGACCGACGCCCCGTTCCTCACGCCGACGCCGCTGCGGGGACGCCCGAACGCGCCCTACCTCGTGCCGATCACGGTCCGCTTCCTGGCCGCCGAGCTCGGCATCGGCGTCGACGAGCTGTCCGCGCAGCTCGCCGAGAACACCCTGCGGGTCTACGGCTCGTTCACCGACTGA
- a CDS encoding 4-(cytidine 5'-diphospho)-2-C-methyl-D-erythritol kinase yields MSLASAAGSVHVRAPGKINVYLGVGGRHDDGYHALATVFQAVSLYEDVIARRADDFSITVSGVEDDGSVPLDDRNLAMRAAKLLATATEHTGGVALEVRKSVPVAGGMGGGSADAAAALVACDALWGTGLSPARLHDLAARLGADVPFALHGGTAVGTGRGDQLNPALARGRFDWLLVTSEQGLSTPVVYERLDLLREEEGALADDPPLSLDVPIPVLQALRTGDPRQLADALHNDLQTAALHERPDLGDTIDRGIAAGALHGIVSGSGPTVALLCPDPETAQDVQTRLRDEGLDPLHVHGPVPGARILG; encoded by the coding sequence ATGAGCCTCGCCTCGGCCGCCGGATCCGTGCACGTGCGCGCGCCGGGGAAGATCAACGTCTATCTGGGGGTCGGTGGCCGCCACGACGACGGCTACCACGCCCTCGCGACGGTGTTCCAGGCGGTGTCGCTGTACGAAGACGTGATCGCGCGACGGGCGGACGACTTCTCGATCACGGTGTCCGGGGTCGAGGACGACGGCTCCGTGCCGCTCGACGACCGCAACCTGGCGATGCGCGCGGCGAAGCTGCTCGCCACGGCCACCGAGCACACCGGCGGGGTGGCGCTCGAGGTGCGCAAGAGCGTTCCGGTCGCTGGCGGCATGGGGGGCGGATCGGCCGACGCCGCCGCGGCCCTGGTCGCGTGCGATGCGCTGTGGGGGACCGGTCTGTCGCCCGCGCGTCTGCACGACCTGGCGGCGCGGCTCGGCGCCGACGTCCCGTTCGCCCTGCACGGCGGCACGGCGGTGGGCACGGGGCGCGGTGATCAGCTGAACCCCGCGCTCGCGCGCGGCCGCTTCGACTGGCTGCTGGTGACGAGCGAGCAGGGCCTGTCGACCCCGGTGGTGTACGAGCGGCTCGACCTGCTGCGCGAGGAGGAGGGTGCGCTCGCCGATGACCCGCCGCTGTCGCTCGACGTGCCGATCCCGGTGCTCCAGGCGCTGCGCACCGGAGACCCGCGGCAGCTCGCCGATGCGCTGCACAACGACCTGCAGACGGCGGCGCTGCACGAGCGGCCCGACCTGGGCGACACGATCGACCGCGGGATCGCGGCGGGTGCCCTGCACGGGATCGTCTCGGGCTCCGGTCCCACGGTCGCGCTGCTGTGCCCCGATCCCGAGACCGCGCAGGACGTGCAGACCCGGCTGCGGGACGAGGGGTTGGACCCGCTGCACGTGCACGGGCCGGTGCCCGGCGCCCGCATCCTCGGCTGA
- a CDS encoding LacI family DNA-binding transcriptional regulator has product MSTSSERARLPSIRDVARLAGVSHQTVSRVLNDHPSIRPETKAKVLDAIAVLDYRPNLAARALVTSKSNMLGILSATIGEFGPTSSIAGIEDAAREEGYSVSTLNLPSTTPEAIGNAVRQLEREQVDGIVVLAPQVRVFHVLRGMSGAMPFVTLQTASGSDGVSLSADQVAGAKAATEHLISLGHSDILHLAGPQDWIEAESRMRGYLDALRDADLPTFPPIRGDWTADFGYFAGKELSHRRDFTAVFAANDLMAIGLLHGFRDAGVRVPHDVSVIGFDDIPVAAHVAPTLSTVHQDFPELGRRAVRILLAQIRGEDPPAFGALQTLLRARESAAAR; this is encoded by the coding sequence ATGTCCACGTCCTCCGAGCGTGCCCGCCTGCCGAGCATCCGCGACGTCGCCCGGCTCGCGGGGGTGTCGCACCAGACGGTGTCCCGCGTGCTGAACGATCACCCCAGCATCCGGCCGGAGACCAAGGCGAAGGTGCTCGACGCGATCGCCGTGCTGGACTACCGGCCGAACCTCGCGGCGCGCGCGCTGGTGACGAGCAAGTCGAACATGCTGGGCATCCTGTCCGCCACGATCGGCGAGTTCGGCCCCACCTCGTCCATCGCCGGGATCGAGGATGCGGCGCGCGAGGAGGGCTACTCGGTCTCCACGCTCAATCTCCCCTCGACCACGCCGGAGGCCATCGGCAACGCGGTGCGCCAGCTCGAGCGGGAGCAGGTCGACGGGATCGTGGTGCTCGCGCCACAGGTGCGCGTGTTCCATGTCTTGCGCGGCATGTCCGGCGCGATGCCCTTCGTCACTCTGCAGACGGCGTCGGGCTCGGACGGCGTGAGCCTGTCGGCCGATCAGGTCGCCGGTGCCAAAGCCGCGACGGAGCACCTCATCTCGCTCGGGCACAGCGACATCCTGCACCTGGCCGGACCGCAGGACTGGATCGAGGCGGAGTCGCGCATGCGGGGCTACCTCGACGCGCTGCGCGATGCCGATCTGCCCACGTTCCCGCCCATCCGCGGGGACTGGACGGCGGACTTCGGCTACTTCGCGGGCAAGGAGCTGTCGCACCGCCGCGACTTCACGGCGGTGTTCGCGGCGAACGACCTGATGGCGATCGGACTGCTGCACGGCTTCCGCGACGCGGGGGTGCGGGTGCCGCATGACGTGAGCGTGATCGGCTTCGACGACATCCCGGTCGCGGCCCACGTGGCACCGACGCTGAGCACCGTGCACCAGGACTTCCCGGAGCTGGGCCGCCGCGCGGTGCGCATCCTGCTGGCGCAGATCCGCGGTGAGGATCCGCCCGCGTTCGGGGCGCTGCAGACGCTGCTGCGGGCTCGCGAGTCGGCCGCCGCCCGCTGA
- the metG gene encoding methionine--tRNA ligase, translating to MPAGESFYITTPIYYPSDVPHIGHGYTTVAVDTLARWHRQAGDDTWMLTGTDEHGQKMLRAAAANGVTPQEWVDKLVSESWFPLLTTLDVANDDFIRTTQERHETNVQTFFQRLYDRGYIYAGEYEALYCVGCEEFKPESEIVDGTGPFEGLKVCAIHSKPLELLQEKNYFFKLSEFQDRLLELYKTEPDFVRPDSARNEVVSFVSQGLKDLSISRSTFDWGIPLPWDESHVIYVWVDALLNYATAVGYGSDEETFARRWPAYHVVGKDILRFHAVIWPALLMAAGLDVPKGVFAHGWLLVGGEKMSKSKLTGIAPTEITDVFGSDAYRFYFLSAIAFGQDGSFSWEDLSARYQAELANGFGNLASRTTAMIEKYFEGIVPPAAEYTEADLAIQKIVADAATKADAAIGQFRIDEAISAIWTIVDALNGYITENEPWALARDDEKRERLGTVLYTCAEGLRALAVLLSPVMPQSTEKLWIALGAAETLGRLQDQPIREAGAWGVLKPGTSVNGLAPLFPRVESTA from the coding sequence ATGCCCGCAGGCGAATCCTTCTACATCACCACGCCCATCTACTACCCGTCGGACGTGCCCCACATCGGCCACGGGTACACGACGGTGGCGGTCGACACGCTCGCGCGGTGGCACCGCCAGGCGGGGGATGACACCTGGATGCTCACGGGCACCGACGAGCACGGGCAGAAGATGCTGCGGGCGGCGGCGGCCAACGGCGTGACGCCGCAGGAGTGGGTGGACAAGCTGGTCAGCGAGAGCTGGTTCCCGCTGTTGACGACCCTCGATGTCGCCAACGACGACTTCATCCGCACGACGCAGGAGCGCCACGAGACCAACGTGCAGACGTTCTTCCAGCGCCTGTACGACCGCGGCTACATCTACGCGGGCGAGTACGAGGCGCTCTACTGCGTGGGCTGCGAGGAGTTCAAGCCGGAGTCCGAGATCGTCGACGGCACCGGTCCCTTCGAGGGGCTGAAGGTGTGTGCGATCCACTCCAAGCCGCTGGAGCTGCTGCAGGAGAAGAACTACTTCTTCAAGCTGAGCGAGTTCCAGGACCGGCTGCTCGAGCTGTACAAGACCGAGCCCGACTTCGTGCGGCCGGACTCGGCGCGCAACGAGGTCGTGTCGTTCGTGAGCCAGGGGCTGAAGGATCTGTCGATCTCGCGCTCCACGTTCGACTGGGGCATTCCGCTGCCGTGGGACGAGTCGCACGTGATCTACGTGTGGGTCGACGCGCTGCTCAACTACGCCACCGCCGTGGGCTACGGCTCCGATGAGGAGACGTTCGCGCGCCGCTGGCCCGCGTACCACGTGGTCGGCAAGGACATCCTGCGCTTCCACGCGGTGATCTGGCCCGCGCTGCTGATGGCGGCGGGGCTCGACGTTCCCAAGGGCGTGTTCGCGCACGGCTGGCTGCTGGTCGGCGGCGAGAAGATGTCGAAGTCGAAGCTGACCGGCATCGCGCCGACCGAGATCACCGACGTGTTCGGCTCCGACGCCTACCGTTTCTACTTCCTGTCGGCGATCGCGTTCGGCCAGGACGGCTCGTTCTCCTGGGAGGACCTGTCCGCCCGCTACCAGGCCGAGCTCGCGAACGGCTTCGGCAACCTCGCCTCCCGCACGACCGCGATGATCGAGAAGTACTTCGAGGGCATCGTCCCGCCGGCGGCCGAGTACACCGAGGCGGACCTCGCGATCCAGAAGATCGTCGCCGACGCCGCGACGAAGGCGGATGCCGCGATCGGCCAGTTCCGCATCGACGAGGCGATCTCCGCGATCTGGACCATCGTCGACGCGCTCAACGGCTACATCACCGAGAACGAGCCGTGGGCGCTGGCCCGCGACGACGAGAAGCGCGAGCGTCTGGGCACGGTGCTGTACACGTGTGCCGAGGGCCTGCGGGCCCTGGCGGTGCTGTTGTCGCCGGTGATGCCCCAGTCCACCGAGAAGCTGTGGATCGCACTGGGCGCCGCCGAGACGCTGGGTCGTCTGCAGGACCAGCCGATCCGTGAGGCGGGGGCGTGGGGCGTGCTGAAGCCGGGCACGAGCGTCAACGGCCTCGCGCCGCTGTTCCCGCGCGTGGAGTCGACGGCCTGA
- a CDS encoding carbonic anhydrase encodes MKIRPALALSTAALAIGALAGCAPAATTPAASASPSPGASADAEWSYRGSNGPEHWGKFGAACENVDSSHESPIAIDTSTVQMGTAAQKVVTHYAPAAFDIENNGHTIEAIPEDPTSNSIEVNGKTYELQQFHLHASSEHTIDGRTAPAELHLVHKAEDGSVLVLGVMLQAGAASTALDEFFSSITPTVSEKGTPLSHKIDPAALIPADGVSVQYDGSLTTPPCTEDVRWNVYLTPVTVSAEELAAFTAVYPDNHRPVQPLHDRTLTEIPSGV; translated from the coding sequence ATGAAGATCCGCCCCGCTCTCGCTCTGTCCACCGCGGCCCTCGCGATCGGCGCTCTCGCCGGCTGCGCACCCGCCGCCACGACCCCCGCCGCGTCTGCGTCGCCCTCGCCCGGCGCCTCCGCGGACGCCGAGTGGTCGTACCGCGGCTCCAACGGCCCCGAGCACTGGGGGAAGTTCGGCGCCGCGTGCGAGAACGTCGACAGCTCCCACGAGTCCCCCATCGCCATCGACACCTCGACGGTGCAGATGGGGACCGCCGCGCAGAAGGTCGTGACGCACTACGCCCCCGCCGCGTTCGACATCGAGAACAACGGCCACACCATCGAGGCGATCCCGGAGGACCCGACGTCCAACTCGATCGAGGTGAACGGCAAGACGTACGAGCTGCAGCAGTTCCACCTGCACGCGAGCAGCGAGCACACGATCGACGGACGCACGGCTCCCGCCGAGCTGCACCTGGTGCACAAGGCCGAGGACGGCTCGGTGCTCGTGCTCGGCGTGATGCTGCAGGCAGGGGCGGCCAGCACGGCGCTCGACGAGTTCTTCTCCTCGATCACGCCCACGGTGAGCGAGAAGGGCACGCCGCTGAGCCACAAGATCGACCCCGCCGCGCTCATCCCGGCGGACGGCGTGAGCGTGCAGTACGACGGCTCGCTCACCACGCCGCCGTGCACCGAGGACGTGCGCTGGAACGTCTACCTCACCCCGGTGACGGTGTCGGCGGAGGAGCTCGCCGCGTTCACCGCCGTGTACCCCGACAACCACCGACCCGTGCAGCCCCTGCACGACCGCACGCTCACGGAGATCCCTTCGGGGGTCTGA
- the mmsA gene encoding multiple monosaccharide ABC transporter ATP-binding protein encodes MNGHIEGDRTSRGRSVSTTATLPTVSGPILEMRSITKEFPGVKALADVSITVRAGEIHAICGENGAGKSTLMKVLSGVYPYGSYDGEILLYGEEQRFKDIAASEQAGIVIIHQELALIPELSVTENIFLGNEIRRFGRIDWQAQKERTIELLARVGLSEDPDVPIKTLGVGKQQLIEIAKALNKDVKLLILDEPTAALNENDSQHLLDLILGLKAKGIASIMISHKLNEIEQIADEITIIRDGRTVETLDISRGEINEDRIIRGMVGRSLESRYPDRTPEIGEVFFEVRDWWVQHPTVPERMVVKGSNLNVRRGEVVGIAGLMGAGRTELAMSIFGRSYGTYLSGTLVKDGQEIELPDVAAAIKHGLAYVSEDRKVLGLNLLDTIKRSIVAAKLSKIAHNGVVDAREEFAVAERYRKALRIKTPSVEEGVGKLSGGNQQKVVLAKWMFTDPDLLILDEPTRGIDVGAKYEIYAIINELAAQGKGVIVISSELPELLGISDRIYTVFEGRVTDCIPADQATPEDLMRSMTSATQKASA; translated from the coding sequence GTGAACGGTCACATCGAAGGTGACCGCACGTCGCGAGGAAGATCCGTGAGCACCACTGCAACGTTGCCGACCGTGTCAGGCCCGATCCTGGAGATGCGCAGCATCACCAAGGAGTTCCCGGGGGTCAAGGCGCTCGCCGACGTCTCGATCACCGTCCGCGCCGGCGAGATCCACGCGATCTGCGGCGAGAACGGCGCCGGGAAGTCGACGCTGATGAAGGTCCTCTCCGGGGTGTACCCGTACGGCAGCTACGACGGGGAGATCCTGCTGTACGGCGAGGAGCAGCGCTTCAAGGACATCGCCGCGAGCGAGCAGGCGGGCATCGTCATCATCCACCAGGAGCTGGCGCTCATCCCCGAGCTGTCCGTCACCGAGAACATCTTCCTCGGCAACGAGATCCGCCGCTTCGGCCGCATCGACTGGCAGGCGCAGAAGGAGCGCACGATCGAGCTGCTCGCCCGCGTCGGGCTGAGCGAAGACCCCGACGTGCCGATCAAGACCCTCGGCGTCGGCAAGCAGCAGCTCATCGAGATCGCCAAGGCCCTCAACAAGGACGTCAAGCTCCTGATCCTCGACGAGCCGACCGCGGCCCTGAACGAGAACGACTCCCAGCACCTGCTCGACCTGATTCTGGGGCTCAAGGCCAAGGGCATCGCGTCGATCATGATCAGCCACAAGCTCAACGAGATCGAGCAGATCGCCGACGAGATCACGATCATCCGCGACGGCCGCACGGTCGAGACGCTCGACATCTCCCGCGGCGAGATCAATGAGGACCGCATCATCCGCGGCATGGTCGGCCGGTCGCTGGAGAGCCGCTACCCCGACCGCACGCCCGAGATCGGCGAGGTGTTCTTCGAGGTCAGGGACTGGTGGGTGCAGCACCCGACGGTGCCGGAGCGCATGGTCGTGAAGGGCTCGAACCTGAACGTGCGGCGCGGCGAGGTCGTCGGCATCGCCGGGCTCATGGGCGCGGGGCGCACCGAGCTCGCCATGAGCATCTTCGGTCGCTCCTACGGCACCTATCTCTCCGGCACGCTCGTGAAGGACGGGCAGGAGATCGAACTGCCCGATGTCGCTGCGGCCATCAAGCACGGCCTCGCCTACGTGAGCGAGGACCGCAAGGTGCTGGGGCTCAACCTGCTCGACACCATCAAACGGTCGATCGTGGCGGCGAAGCTGTCGAAGATCGCGCACAACGGGGTGGTCGACGCGCGCGAGGAGTTCGCGGTCGCCGAACGCTACCGCAAGGCGCTGCGCATCAAGACCCCCTCGGTGGAGGAGGGCGTCGGCAAGCTGTCGGGCGGCAACCAGCAGAAGGTCGTCCTCGCGAAGTGGATGTTCACCGACCCCGACCTGCTGATCCTCGACGAGCCGACCCGCGGCATCGACGTCGGCGCGAAGTACGAGATCTACGCGATCATCAACGAGCTCGCCGCCCAGGGCAAGGGCGTGATCGTGATCTCCAGCGAGCTGCCCGAGCTTCTCGGCATCTCCGACCGCATCTACACCGTGTTCGAAGGCCGGGTCACCGACTGCATCCCGGCCGACCAGGCGACCCCCGAGGACCTCATGCGCAGCATGACCTCCGCGACCCAGAAAGCATCCGCATGA
- a CDS encoding MFS transporter, whose product MPSLGELIAPRRMGRDFRWLLASSWTSNIGDGVALAAAPLLIASMTSSPILVASGAVLQFLPWLLFGLHAGAIADRFDRRRLVMIANAARAVVLAALCVFLVTGTANIGIVLAVAFLYGSAEVFVDTASSTLLPMIVKPDDLGIGNARLQAGYLVANQFAGPPLGAFLFAAGHAWPFLVEVLCVSLAVVLISRMARTPVPPRADAAAHPPVHTDIAEGLRWLWRNPPVRMLVIIILVFNVTWAAPWGVLVLYATEHLQMGPVGYGALTTASAAGGILATFSFGWLERHVSFATLMRIVLSLEVLMHLAFALTTAGWVALIIMFFFGAYAFVWGTISTTVRQRLVPAELQGRVASVNMVGVFGGMIVGQALGGVIAQLWGLTAPWWFAFGGAAITLLLVWKPISQIVSAKPVAQTGPDDVDAQSVNEP is encoded by the coding sequence ATGCCCTCCCTCGGTGAACTGATCGCTCCGCGGCGCATGGGCAGGGACTTCCGCTGGCTGCTCGCGTCGTCGTGGACGAGCAACATCGGCGACGGCGTGGCGCTGGCCGCCGCTCCCCTGCTCATCGCCTCGATGACCTCGTCGCCGATCCTCGTCGCCTCCGGCGCCGTCCTCCAGTTCCTGCCCTGGCTGCTGTTCGGCCTGCACGCGGGGGCCATCGCCGACCGCTTCGACCGTCGGCGCCTGGTGATGATCGCGAACGCCGCGCGGGCGGTCGTGCTCGCGGCGCTGTGCGTGTTCCTCGTGACGGGCACCGCGAACATCGGGATCGTGCTCGCGGTGGCCTTCCTGTACGGCTCGGCCGAGGTGTTCGTCGACACCGCGAGCAGCACGCTGCTGCCGATGATCGTGAAGCCGGACGACCTCGGGATCGGCAACGCGCGGCTCCAGGCCGGCTACCTCGTGGCCAACCAGTTCGCCGGTCCTCCCCTCGGGGCGTTCCTGTTCGCCGCCGGGCACGCCTGGCCGTTCCTGGTCGAGGTGCTGTGCGTCAGCCTCGCGGTCGTGCTGATCTCCCGCATGGCCCGCACGCCCGTGCCACCCCGGGCGGACGCCGCCGCGCACCCGCCCGTGCACACCGACATCGCGGAGGGGCTGCGCTGGCTGTGGCGCAACCCGCCCGTGCGCATGCTGGTGATCATCATCCTCGTCTTCAACGTCACGTGGGCGGCGCCGTGGGGCGTGCTCGTGCTGTACGCGACCGAGCACCTGCAGATGGGCCCGGTGGGGTACGGCGCCCTCACCACGGCGTCCGCGGCCGGCGGCATCCTCGCGACGTTCAGCTTCGGGTGGCTCGAACGGCACGTGTCGTTCGCGACCCTCATGCGCATCGTGCTCTCGCTGGAGGTGCTGATGCACCTGGCGTTCGCGCTCACCACCGCCGGCTGGGTGGCGCTGATCATCATGTTCTTCTTCGGCGCGTACGCCTTCGTGTGGGGCACGATCTCCACGACCGTCCGGCAGCGCCTCGTGCCCGCCGAGCTGCAGGGACGCGTCGCCTCGGTCAACATGGTCGGGGTGTTCGGGGGCATGATCGTCGGCCAGGCGCTCGGCGGAGTGATCGCCCAGCTGTGGGGGCTCACCGCACCGTGGTGGTTCGCGTTCGGCGGCGCAGCGATCACACTGCTGCTGGTGTGGAAGCCGATCTCGCAGATCGTGAGCGCGAAACCGGTCGCCCAGACCGGCCCGGACGACGTGGACGCTCAGTCGGTGAACGAGCCGTAG
- the mgrA gene encoding L-glyceraldehyde 3-phosphate reductase produces MTDSPRFRPDVPELHRPYAADEGRYGRFAYRQVGSSGLYLPPISLGLWWNFGDNIPLDNQRALLRHAFDGGVTHFDLANNYGPPYGSAEKNFGRIFAEDFRPYRDELIISSKAGWDMWPGPYGDYASRKYILASAEQSLTRMGLDYVDIFYSHRVDPVTPIEETVGALDTLVRQGKALYVGISSYSAERTAEAVAVAKDLGTPLVIHQPAYSILNRWIEDGLTTTLEESGLGAIAFTPLAQGLLTDKYLGDGTADRAQQRGSLPNGKLTDEAVQTLRALNDVAKGRGQSLAQLALQWTLRTPVVASALIGASRPEQLDENLAALDGPEFTAEELARIDELSGGIDVNLWATSSDL; encoded by the coding sequence GTGACCGACTCCCCGCGCTTCCGTCCCGATGTCCCCGAGCTCCACCGCCCGTACGCCGCCGACGAGGGCCGCTACGGACGGTTCGCCTACCGTCAGGTCGGGTCGTCCGGCCTCTACCTGCCGCCGATCTCGCTCGGGCTGTGGTGGAACTTCGGCGACAACATCCCGCTCGACAACCAGCGCGCGCTGCTGCGTCACGCGTTCGACGGCGGTGTCACGCACTTCGATCTCGCGAACAACTACGGCCCGCCCTACGGCTCCGCCGAGAAGAACTTCGGTCGCATCTTCGCGGAGGACTTCCGGCCCTATCGCGACGAGCTCATCATCTCGTCGAAGGCCGGCTGGGACATGTGGCCGGGCCCGTACGGCGACTACGCGAGCCGCAAGTACATCCTCGCCAGCGCCGAGCAGTCGCTCACGCGCATGGGCCTGGACTACGTCGACATCTTCTACTCGCACCGCGTCGATCCGGTCACCCCGATCGAGGAGACCGTGGGCGCGCTCGACACGCTCGTGCGGCAGGGCAAGGCCCTCTACGTGGGCATCTCGTCGTACAGCGCCGAGCGCACGGCCGAGGCGGTCGCCGTGGCGAAGGATCTCGGCACCCCGCTGGTCATCCACCAGCCCGCGTACTCCATCCTGAACCGGTGGATCGAGGACGGCCTCACGACGACGCTCGAGGAGTCGGGTCTCGGGGCCATCGCGTTCACGCCGCTCGCGCAGGGACTGCTCACCGACAAGTACCTGGGCGACGGCACCGCCGACCGGGCGCAGCAGCGCGGCTCGCTCCCGAACGGCAAGCTCACCGACGAGGCCGTGCAGACGCTGCGGGCGCTGAACGACGTGGCGAAGGGCCGCGGACAGTCGCTCGCCCAGCTGGCGCTGCAGTGGACGCTGCGCACCCCGGTGGTCGCCTCGGCCCTGATCGGGGCGTCCCGGCCCGAGCAGCTCGACGAGAACCTCGCCGCGCTCGACGGGCCCGAGTTCACCGCGGAGGAGCTCGCCCGCATCGACGAGCTGTCCGGGGGGATCGACGTGAACCTCTGGGCCACCTCCTCGGATCTGTGA